One stretch of Arachis hypogaea cultivar Tifrunner chromosome 20, arahy.Tifrunner.gnm2.J5K5, whole genome shotgun sequence DNA includes these proteins:
- the LOC112783400 gene encoding ribulose bisphosphate carboxylase small subunit, chloroplastic 1 isoform X1, producing the protein MASSMISAPAFTTVNRASPAQANMVAPFSGLKSLGGFPVTRKTNDITSVANNGGRVQCMQVWPPLGKKKFETLSYLPDLNEEQLRKEVDYLLRKGWVPCLEFEVGYGFPYRENHRSPGYYDGRYWTMWKLPMFGCTDSGQVIKELQEAKAAYPKAFVRIIGFDNVRQVQCISFIAYKPEGY; encoded by the exons ATGGCTTCCTCCATGATCTCCGCCCCTGCTTTCACCACCGTTAACCGTGCCTCCCCGGCACAGGCTAACATGGTGGCTCCATTCAGTGGCCTGAAATCCTTGGGTGGCTTCCCAGTCACCAGAAAGACCAACGACATCACCTCCGTCGCTAACAACGGCGGAAGAGTCCAATGCATGCAG GTATGGCCACCACTTGGGAAGAAGAAGTTCGAGACTCTTTCATACTTGCCAGACCTGAACGAAGAGCAATTGAGAAAGGAAGTAGACTACCTTCTAAGGAAGGGATGGGTTCCGTGCTTGGAATTCGAAGTCGGG TACGGATTTCCATACCGTGAGAACCACAGGTCACCGGGATACTATGACGGAAGGTACTGGACAATGTGGAAGCTTCCCATGTTTGGATGCACCGACTCAGGTCAGGTCATCAAGGAACTTCAGGAGGCTAAGGCTGCATACCCCAAGGCATTCGTCCGTATCATCGGTTTCGACAACGTTCGCCAAGTGCAGTGCATCAGCTTCATCGCTTACAAGCCAGAGGGCTACTAA
- the LOC112786689 gene encoding 18.5 kDa class I heat shock protein-like — translation MSLISQMVGDDETLDPFLSMMNRCPVLSTPTDWKETKDAHVFLSDLPGLKKDEVKVEVDGRVLQISGDRHADDDDDDDKNKKMIKWHRVERCRGKFQRRFRLPENAKVEQVKAHMENGVLVVTVSKQELKKPNTKLVQIQGN, via the coding sequence ATGTCTCTGATTTCTCAAATGGTTGGCGATGATGAAACCTTAGACCCTTTTCTGTCCATGATGAACAGGTGCCCCGTCCTAAGCACCCCAACAGATTGGAAGGAGACAAAAGACGCGCATGTTTTTCTTTCAGATCTTCCCGGTCTCAAGAAGGACGAGGTCAAGGTGGAGGTCGATGGAAGGGTGCTTCAGATAAGTGGTGATAGGCATGCCGATGACGACGATGACGACgacaagaacaagaagatgatAAAGTGGCACCGCGTTGAGCGGTGCCGCGGGAAGTTCCAGAGAAGGTTTAGACTCCCGGAAAATGCTAAGGTTGAGCAGGTTAAAGCTCACATGGAGAATGGTGTGCTTGTTGTTACTGTCTCTAAGCAAGAGCTCAAGAAACCAAACACCAAACTGGTTCAGATTCAGGGAAATTGA
- the LOC112783765 gene encoding uncharacterized protein isoform X2, whose translation MNCYSLQQNAFAACEERRGSINLADQKEPVVCPKPRRVGVLCNMPMRPLRWHFNQQAEGSDSKAGAELLDIIFKRENHGEEFFNQVASSPPYFCGSPPVRAANPLIQDARFGDERNNPISVISSPSGLPSPSSASRKGGCVRMSFGLKPAEVRVEGFDCLNRDRQNSRIPAFA comes from the exons ATGAACTGTTATAGCCTTCAGCAGAACGCCTTTGCAGCCTGTGAAGAGAGGAGAGGCTCTATTAACCTTGCTGATCAGAAGGAGCCTGTCGTTTGCCCCAAGCCTCGACGAGTTGGCGTTTTATGTAACATGCCTATGAGGCCCTTAAGATGGCATTTCAA TCAACAAGCTGAGGGGTCTGATTCGAAAGCGGGAGCAGAGCTACTAGACATTATATTCAAGAGG GAGAATCATGGGGAGGAATTTTTTAATCAAGTAGCATCATCTCCTCCATATTTTTGTGGATCTCCTCCGGTTCGGGCGGCTAACCCCTTGATCCAGGATGCACGATTTGGAGACGAAAGGAACAACCCAATATCAGTAATCTCATCGCCGTCAGGCTTACCATCTCCATCTTCGGCATCTCGCAAAGGAGGATGTGTTAGGATGAGTTTTGGACTTAAACCAGCCGAGGTTAGAGTAGAAGGATTTGATTGCCTCAACAGGGATCGCCAGAATTCCAGGATACCTGCTTTTGCTTAA
- the LOC112783400 gene encoding ribulose bisphosphate carboxylase small subunit, chloroplastic isoform X2, which translates to MASSMISAPAFTTVNRASPAQANMVAPFSGLKSLGGFPVTRKTNDITSVANNGGRVQCMQVWPPLGKKKFETLSYLPDLNEEQLRKEVDYLLRKGWVPCLEFEVGVSYTDFHTVRTTGHRDTMTEGTGQCGSFPCLDAPTQVRSSRNFRRLRLHTPRHSSVSSVSTTFAKCSASASSLTSQRATKSYKTNESFLDLSFVGGFVLNRL; encoded by the exons ATGGCTTCCTCCATGATCTCCGCCCCTGCTTTCACCACCGTTAACCGTGCCTCCCCGGCACAGGCTAACATGGTGGCTCCATTCAGTGGCCTGAAATCCTTGGGTGGCTTCCCAGTCACCAGAAAGACCAACGACATCACCTCCGTCGCTAACAACGGCGGAAGAGTCCAATGCATGCAG GTATGGCCACCACTTGGGAAGAAGAAGTTCGAGACTCTTTCATACTTGCCAGACCTGAACGAAGAGCAATTGAGAAAGGAAGTAGACTACCTTCTAAGGAAGGGATGGGTTCCGTGCTTGGAATTCGAAGTCGGGGTCAGTTA TACGGATTTCCATACCGTGAGAACCACAGGTCACCGGGATACTATGACGGAAGGTACTGGACAATGTGGAAGCTTCCCATGTTTGGATGCACCGACTCAGGTCAGGTCATCAAGGAACTTCAGGAGGCTAAGGCTGCATACCCCAAGGCATTCGTCCGTATCATCGGTTTCGACAACGTTCGCCAAGTGCAGTGCATCAGCTTCATCGCTTACAAGCCAGAGGGCTACTAAATCTTATAAAACGAACGAATCATTCCTAGATCTCTCTTTTGTTGGTGGCTTTGTGCTTAACCGTTTGTAA
- the LOC112783765 gene encoding uncharacterized protein isoform X1 — protein sequence MNCYSLQQNAFAACEERRGSINLADQKEPVVCPKPRRVGVLCNMPMRPLRWHFNSQQAEGSDSKAGAELLDIIFKRENHGEEFFNQVASSPPYFCGSPPVRAANPLIQDARFGDERNNPISVISSPSGLPSPSSASRKGGCVRMSFGLKPAEVRVEGFDCLNRDRQNSRIPAFA from the exons ATGAACTGTTATAGCCTTCAGCAGAACGCCTTTGCAGCCTGTGAAGAGAGGAGAGGCTCTATTAACCTTGCTGATCAGAAGGAGCCTGTCGTTTGCCCCAAGCCTCGACGAGTTGGCGTTTTATGTAACATGCCTATGAGGCCCTTAAGATGGCATTTCAA TAGTCAACAAGCTGAGGGGTCTGATTCGAAAGCGGGAGCAGAGCTACTAGACATTATATTCAAGAGG GAGAATCATGGGGAGGAATTTTTTAATCAAGTAGCATCATCTCCTCCATATTTTTGTGGATCTCCTCCGGTTCGGGCGGCTAACCCCTTGATCCAGGATGCACGATTTGGAGACGAAAGGAACAACCCAATATCAGTAATCTCATCGCCGTCAGGCTTACCATCTCCATCTTCGGCATCTCGCAAAGGAGGATGTGTTAGGATGAGTTTTGGACTTAAACCAGCCGAGGTTAGAGTAGAAGGATTTGATTGCCTCAACAGGGATCGCCAGAATTCCAGGATACCTGCTTTTGCTTAA
- the LOC112786876 gene encoding BAG family molecular chaperone regulator 2, with amino-acid sequence MMIKFRTKRFYRSSSKVGKENTTTQEVKECKTNNNNVGEIKWELRPGGMLVQKREFNNKISDDGEGIITIRVSTVSQCYDISVEATSTFGELKVILSLMTSLEPREQRLLFRGKERDDNEFLHMVGVRDKDKVLLFEDPAIKDKKMKLLGLKNNTCCTITA; translated from the exons ATGATGATCAAGTTTAGGACAAAGAGGTTTTATAGAAGCAGCTCCAAGGTTGGGAAAGAGAACACTACTACCCAAGAAGTGAAAGAATGCAaaaccaacaataataatgttggTGAGATCAAATGGGAACTTAGGCCTGGTGGCATGCTTGTTCAGAAAAGGGAGTTTAACAACAAAATTAGTGATGATGGAGAAGGCATAATCACAATTAGAGTTTCAACTGTGTCACAATGCTATGACATTTCTGTTGAAGCCACTTCTACTTTTG GGGAATTAAAAGTGATTCTTTCACTTATGACAAGTTTGGAGCCAAGAGAACAGAGGCTTCTCTtcagaggaaaagaaagagaTGACAATGAATTTCTACACATGGTTGGTGTTAGAGACAAGGACAAAGTTCTATTGTTTGAGGATCCAGCTATTAAGGACAAGAAGATGAAGCTTCTTGGATTGAAAAATAATACTTGCTGTACCATCACTGCATGA